A genomic segment from Lutzomyia longipalpis isolate SR_M1_2022 chromosome 3, ASM2433408v1 encodes:
- the LOC129793708 gene encoding guanine nucleotide exchange factor DBS isoform X7, which translates to MGHHLSVYFRSDFLDDSVDKIVIENPAPGHHPVFQHQSSVSSCASIQTVLVQNGQSVERAVSLAPQPPQAVQLQPSGSLSSLTNGTFQQPQHPVPPVSEDPLSVADVADLLHPQYAIITGGKSKDGCPLITFPDHNNFQSLADHDYQKLILYLTSVPSLQEADLGFHLVVDRRKDRWTSVKSVLLKISVYFPGVVHVVYVIRPAGFFQKAISEVSSKFFKDEFRFRLIVCSSLEELHDHISKTQLTGDLGGELTYSHHEWIQQRICLEKFSGLTHQVSCNLDSFIRSIHDTEFPNSVEATQKLLDEQGAEYEKLKDDILAAAKHGEGLLEDLKTRDEGGKEFSERTGIISSIERAGSFYLNVNRLDDSRDYRRLLVQLEETERRFDEFWNAHLTRLKHCLELRRFEQDFRELQINFDSHLKTVSEMTEIGETVQRADTLIKETKSFQKLCQSDIDRAEEVIATGQHLISSRGACPREVVQPKCDELTRVCEIVTERLARRVEILAKSRDLMERVEKANKWCAKGVELLASQRIEKCSVSAEIAEQSLQEIVQFLASAAEFKLSSPREFKNVFQESTTPETKALVTQVLQRIDDVSLMCDKRVASLKKLALKPPRPVQTVTPEPAVPLQPPGGAPHPFRTRKSPKIDGLESRPRSMEGPPDSGISINGDTGSSPDSDNSSQQSQNQSDVEARRLKRGHVLAELLETERIYVAEMGSILKGYRDQMLSEEMAALVPPGLQGKEDVLFGNLHELYTFHSEVFLKDLENCISTTELVALCFVQRRDTFYRLYSYYCQNIPRSEQLRETLVDTHLFLQECQKRLGHKLPLAAYLLKPVQRITKYQLLLKDLLRFSDNGTCAKELQKALDCMLIVLKCVNDSMHQIAITGFPADLSQQGELLLQDSFQVWTDSKKDLRLRLKTQQRHIFLYQKAMLFCKQASKTGHNKSTYQYKHYVKMSQIGLTESVRGDPRRFEVWLQGRQEVHTIQASTVDIKNKWVAEIKKVLLNQLEELKGEKIKQYGLNHKQLRHTTSWDTSVSASSTPQRTLSCDSGEANKISNISEDLPLQTPGVSSSSSEQDNQEAGAWSSDYSNSEDEYTNLEDGVQAGSKFIALADYCAMGHSEVSMREGDTVELLKVGCAGWWFVKVLGANLEGWAPAAYLESVNRRPSRIRSQDRLNEH; encoded by the exons ATGGGTCATCACCTTTCGGTGTACTTTAGAAGTGATTTTCTTG ATGACTCTGTGGACAAGATTGTGATTGAGAATCCCGCTCCGGGACATCATCCGGTGTTCCAGCATCAATCCTCGGTGTCGTCGTGTGCTTCAATACAAACGGTGCTCGTGCAGAATGGTCAGAGTGTCGAGAGGGCTGTTAGTTTGGCCCCACAGCCCCCGCAGGCTGTTCAGCTTCAACCCTCTGGGAGTCTCAGTTCGCTGACAAATGGAACGTTCCAGCAGCCGCAGCATCCGGTACCACCGGTCAGTGAGGATCCACTGAGTGTGGCCGATGTGGCGGATCTTCTTCATCCCCAGTACGCCATCATTACGGGCGGGAAGTCCAAGGATGGTTGCCCACTGATCACCTTTCCGGATCACAATAATTTCCAATCACTCGCCGATCATGATTATCAGAAGCTCATTTTGTATCTAACTTCAGTTCCATC ACTCCAAGAAGCTGACTTGGGCTTTCATCTTGTCGTCGATCGCCGCAAAGATCGCTGGACGTCCGTTAAGTCTGTCCTCCTGAAGATCTCTGTTTATTTCCCTGGCGTTGTTCACGTTGTGTACGTAATTAGACCAGCTGGATTCTTCCAAAAGGCCATCTCTGAG GTTAGTTCAAAGTTCTTCAAGGATGAGTTCAGATTTCGTTTGATTGTCTGTTCAAGTCTTGAAGAGCTCCACGATCACATCTCAAAGACACAACTAACGGGTGATTTAGGTGGGGAACTAACCTATTCCCACCACGAGTGGATTCAGCAGAGAATT TGTTTGGAGAAATTCTCAGGCCTAACCCATCAAGTTTCATGCAATCTGGACTCCTTCATCAGGTCAATCCATGACACAGAATTTCCAAATTCCGTCGAGGCAACACAGAAGCTTCTCGACGAGCAAGGTGCAGAGTATGAGAAGCTGAAGGATGACATTTTGGCAGCTGCAAAGCACGGTGAAGGACTCCTTGAGGATCTCAAGACAAGGGATGAAGGTGGGAAGGAATTTTCCGAAAGAACGGGTATTATAAGCTCCATTGAACG TGCAGGGAGTTTTTATCTAAATGTCAACCGTCTTGATGACAGTCGCGATTACCGCAGACTCCTGGTGCAGCTCGAGGAGACTGAGAGGCGCTTTGATGAATTCTGGAATGCCCATCTAACACGTCTCAAGCATTGCCTGGAGCTGAGGCGCTTCGAGCAGGATTTCAGGGAGCTTCAG ATTAATTTTGATAGTCACTTGAAGACTGTTTCGGAGATGACGGAGATCGGGGAGACCGTTCAGCGAGCTGATACGCTCATCAAGGAGACAAAATCCTTTCAGAAATTGTGCCAAAGTGACATTGATCGTGCTGAGGAGGTGATCGCAACGGGGCAGCATCTGATCAGTTCCCGCGGAGCTTGTCCGCGGGAAGTTGTTCAACCCAAATGCGATGAATTGACGCGTGTTTGTGAAATTGTCACAGAACGTCTTGCCCGTCGTGTTGAGATCCTCGCCAAGAGTCGCGATCTCATGGAGCGCGTCGAAAAG GCGAATAAATGGTGTGCCAAAGGTGTTGAACTTCTCGCGTCGCAGCGTATCGAAAAGTGTTCCGTATCCGCCGAAATTGCCGAGCAGAGTCTCCAAGAGATTGTACAATTCCTCGCATCAGCAGCGGAATTCAAGCTCTCAAGTCCGCGGGAATTTAAGAATGTTTTCCAGGAGAGTACAACACCCGAAACTAAGGCTCTCGTCACGCAG GTCCTGCAGAGGATCGACGATGTTTCCTTGATGTGTGACAAACGTGTGGCGAGTCTCAAGAAGTTGGCCCTCAAACCACCACGTCCTGTGCAGACGGTCACCCCGGAGCCGGCTGTGCCACTCCAACCACCTGGAGGTGCTCCACATCCCTTCCGTACCCGAAAGTCCCCAAAG ATCGATGGACTTGAATCACGGCCACGGTCCATGGAGGGACCACCGGATTCCGGCATTTCCATCAATGGTGACACAGGATCCAGCCCTGATAGTGACAATTCCTCCCAGCAGTCTCAAAATCAATCG gatGTTGAGGCGCGACGTCTTAAGCGTGGTCACGTTTTGGCGGAATTGTTGGAAACAGAACGGATCTATGTGGCTGAAATGGGATCAATTCTAAAG GGCTACCGGGATCAGATGCTATCCGAAGAGATGGCTGCTCTTGTTCCACCTGGTCTTCAGGGCAAAGAAGATGTCCTCTTTGGGAATCTCCATGAACTGTACACATTTCACAGTGAGGTTTTCCTCAAGGACCTTGAGAATTGCATATCAACTACGGAGCTTGTTGCACTATGTTTTGTTCAAAGA CGTGACACATTCTACCGTTTGTATTCGTACTATTGCCAAAACATTCCGCGTTCAGAGCAGCTCCGTGAGACCCTCGTGGACACCCACTTATTCCTGCAGGAATGTCAGAAGCGTCTGGGTCACAAACTCCCCCTGGCAGCGTACCTCCTGAAGCCGGTGCAGCGAATCACAAAGTACCAACTTCTGCTGAAGGATCTCCTTCGCTTCAGTGACAACGGGACATGTGCGAAGGAGCTGCAGAAGGCACTGGACTGCATGCTAATTGTGCTCAAGTGTGTCAATGATTCGATGCACCAAATTGCCATTACGGGCTTCCCGGCGGACCTGTCGCAGCAGGGTGAACTCCTCCTCCAGGATTCCTTTCAAGTGTGGACAGATAGCAAAAAGGATCTGCGCTTGAGGCTGAAGACACAGCAGCGGCATATTTTCCTCTACCAAAAGGCCATGCTGTTCTGCAAGCAGGCCTCAAAGACGGGACACAATAAGAGCACGTACCAGTACAAGCACTACGTCAAG ATGTCTCAAATCGGCTTGACGGAATCTGTGCGGGGAGACCCGAGACGATTTGAGGTGTGGCTCCAGGGAAGGCAGGAAGTGCACACAATTCAAGCTTCAACGGTGGACATTAAGAATAAGTGGGTGGCGGAAATAAAGAAAGTCCTCCTAAATCAGTTGGAAGAGCTGAAAGGCGAAAAGATTAAGCAGTATGGCCTAAATCACAA ACAACTGCGTCACACAACATCATGGGATACATCAGTGTCAGCAAGTTCAACGCCTCAGCGAACGTTGAGCTGCGATTCAGGTGAAGCCAATAAGATCTCCAACATCTCGGAAGATCTCCCCCTTCAGACGCCAGGTGTCAGTTCATCTTCGTCTGAGCAGGATAACCAAGAAGCCGGAGCCTGGAGCTCGGACTATTCCAACAGCGAAGATGAGTACACAAATCTCGAAGATGGCGTTCAAgcg GGTAGTAAATTTATCGCACTTGCTGATTACTGTGCAATGGGCCACTCTGAGGTGTCGATGCGAGAAGGTGACACAGTTGAACTGTTGAAAGTCGGTTGTGCTGGATGGTGGTTTGTTAAAGTTTTag ggGCAAATTTGGAAGGCTGGGCACCGGCCGCATATTTGGAATCAGTTAATCGGCGACCGTCGCGGATCCGGAGTCAGGATCGGCTGAATGAGCATTAA
- the LOC129793708 gene encoding guanine nucleotide exchange factor DBS isoform X2 — protein sequence MENPPNSIEMQIDNFLEQFKRSASKAMEGDWTTTTSFTASAASMTRSRSRLSCFDMSEFSDDSVDKIVIENPAPGHHPVFQHQSSVSSCASIQTVLVQNGQSVERAVSLAPQPPQAVQLQPSGSLSSLTNGTFQQPQHPVPPVSEDPLSVADVADLLHPQYAIITGGKSKDGCPLITFPDHNNFQSLADHDYQKLILYLTSVPSLQEADLGFHLVVDRRKDRWTSVKSVLLKISVYFPGVVHVVYVIRPAGFFQKAISEVSSKFFKDEFRFRLIVCSSLEELHDHISKTQLTGDLGGELTYSHHEWIQQRICLEKFSGLTHQVSCNLDSFIRSIHDTEFPNSVEATQKLLDEQGAEYEKLKDDILAAAKHGEGLLEDLKTRDEGGKEFSERTGIISSIERRDYRRLLVQLEETERRFDEFWNAHLTRLKHCLELRRFEQDFRELQINFDSHLKTVSEMTEIGETVQRADTLIKETKSFQKLCQSDIDRAEEVIATGQHLISSRGACPREVVQPKCDELTRVCEIVTERLARRVEILAKSRDLMERVEKANKWCAKGVELLASQRIEKCSVSAEIAEQSLQEIVQFLASAAEFKLSSPREFKNVFQESTTPETKALVTQVLQRIDDVSLMCDKRVASLKKLALKPPRPVQTVTPEPAVPLQPPGGAPHPFRTRKSPKIDGLESRPRSMEGPPDSGISINGDTGSSPDSDNSSQQSQNQSDVEARRLKRGHVLAELLETERIYVAEMGSILKGYRDQMLSEEMAALVPPGLQGKEDVLFGNLHELYTFHSEVFLKDLENCISTTELVALCFVQRRDTFYRLYSYYCQNIPRSEQLRETLVDTHLFLQECQKRLGHKLPLAAYLLKPVQRITKYQLLLKDLLRFSDNGTCAKELQKALDCMLIVLKCVNDSMHQIAITGFPADLSQQGELLLQDSFQVWTDSKKDLRLRLKTQQRHIFLYQKAMLFCKQASKTGHNKSTYQYKHYVKMSQIGLTESVRGDPRRFEVWLQGRQEVHTIQASTVDIKNKWVAEIKKVLLNQLEELKGEKIKQYGLNHKQLRHTTSWDTSVSASSTPQRTLSCDSGEANKISNISEDLPLQTPGVSSSSSEQDNQEAGAWSSDYSNSEDEYTNLEDGVQAGSKFIALADYCAMGHSEVSMREGDTVELLKVGCAGWWFVKVLGANLEGWAPAAYLESVNRRPSRIRSQDRLNEH from the exons ATGACTCTGTGGACAAGATTGTGATTGAGAATCCCGCTCCGGGACATCATCCGGTGTTCCAGCATCAATCCTCGGTGTCGTCGTGTGCTTCAATACAAACGGTGCTCGTGCAGAATGGTCAGAGTGTCGAGAGGGCTGTTAGTTTGGCCCCACAGCCCCCGCAGGCTGTTCAGCTTCAACCCTCTGGGAGTCTCAGTTCGCTGACAAATGGAACGTTCCAGCAGCCGCAGCATCCGGTACCACCGGTCAGTGAGGATCCACTGAGTGTGGCCGATGTGGCGGATCTTCTTCATCCCCAGTACGCCATCATTACGGGCGGGAAGTCCAAGGATGGTTGCCCACTGATCACCTTTCCGGATCACAATAATTTCCAATCACTCGCCGATCATGATTATCAGAAGCTCATTTTGTATCTAACTTCAGTTCCATC ACTCCAAGAAGCTGACTTGGGCTTTCATCTTGTCGTCGATCGCCGCAAAGATCGCTGGACGTCCGTTAAGTCTGTCCTCCTGAAGATCTCTGTTTATTTCCCTGGCGTTGTTCACGTTGTGTACGTAATTAGACCAGCTGGATTCTTCCAAAAGGCCATCTCTGAG GTTAGTTCAAAGTTCTTCAAGGATGAGTTCAGATTTCGTTTGATTGTCTGTTCAAGTCTTGAAGAGCTCCACGATCACATCTCAAAGACACAACTAACGGGTGATTTAGGTGGGGAACTAACCTATTCCCACCACGAGTGGATTCAGCAGAGAATT TGTTTGGAGAAATTCTCAGGCCTAACCCATCAAGTTTCATGCAATCTGGACTCCTTCATCAGGTCAATCCATGACACAGAATTTCCAAATTCCGTCGAGGCAACACAGAAGCTTCTCGACGAGCAAGGTGCAGAGTATGAGAAGCTGAAGGATGACATTTTGGCAGCTGCAAAGCACGGTGAAGGACTCCTTGAGGATCTCAAGACAAGGGATGAAGGTGGGAAGGAATTTTCCGAAAGAACGGGTATTATAAGCTCCATTGAACG TCGCGATTACCGCAGACTCCTGGTGCAGCTCGAGGAGACTGAGAGGCGCTTTGATGAATTCTGGAATGCCCATCTAACACGTCTCAAGCATTGCCTGGAGCTGAGGCGCTTCGAGCAGGATTTCAGGGAGCTTCAG ATTAATTTTGATAGTCACTTGAAGACTGTTTCGGAGATGACGGAGATCGGGGAGACCGTTCAGCGAGCTGATACGCTCATCAAGGAGACAAAATCCTTTCAGAAATTGTGCCAAAGTGACATTGATCGTGCTGAGGAGGTGATCGCAACGGGGCAGCATCTGATCAGTTCCCGCGGAGCTTGTCCGCGGGAAGTTGTTCAACCCAAATGCGATGAATTGACGCGTGTTTGTGAAATTGTCACAGAACGTCTTGCCCGTCGTGTTGAGATCCTCGCCAAGAGTCGCGATCTCATGGAGCGCGTCGAAAAG GCGAATAAATGGTGTGCCAAAGGTGTTGAACTTCTCGCGTCGCAGCGTATCGAAAAGTGTTCCGTATCCGCCGAAATTGCCGAGCAGAGTCTCCAAGAGATTGTACAATTCCTCGCATCAGCAGCGGAATTCAAGCTCTCAAGTCCGCGGGAATTTAAGAATGTTTTCCAGGAGAGTACAACACCCGAAACTAAGGCTCTCGTCACGCAG GTCCTGCAGAGGATCGACGATGTTTCCTTGATGTGTGACAAACGTGTGGCGAGTCTCAAGAAGTTGGCCCTCAAACCACCACGTCCTGTGCAGACGGTCACCCCGGAGCCGGCTGTGCCACTCCAACCACCTGGAGGTGCTCCACATCCCTTCCGTACCCGAAAGTCCCCAAAG ATCGATGGACTTGAATCACGGCCACGGTCCATGGAGGGACCACCGGATTCCGGCATTTCCATCAATGGTGACACAGGATCCAGCCCTGATAGTGACAATTCCTCCCAGCAGTCTCAAAATCAATCG gatGTTGAGGCGCGACGTCTTAAGCGTGGTCACGTTTTGGCGGAATTGTTGGAAACAGAACGGATCTATGTGGCTGAAATGGGATCAATTCTAAAG GGCTACCGGGATCAGATGCTATCCGAAGAGATGGCTGCTCTTGTTCCACCTGGTCTTCAGGGCAAAGAAGATGTCCTCTTTGGGAATCTCCATGAACTGTACACATTTCACAGTGAGGTTTTCCTCAAGGACCTTGAGAATTGCATATCAACTACGGAGCTTGTTGCACTATGTTTTGTTCAAAGA CGTGACACATTCTACCGTTTGTATTCGTACTATTGCCAAAACATTCCGCGTTCAGAGCAGCTCCGTGAGACCCTCGTGGACACCCACTTATTCCTGCAGGAATGTCAGAAGCGTCTGGGTCACAAACTCCCCCTGGCAGCGTACCTCCTGAAGCCGGTGCAGCGAATCACAAAGTACCAACTTCTGCTGAAGGATCTCCTTCGCTTCAGTGACAACGGGACATGTGCGAAGGAGCTGCAGAAGGCACTGGACTGCATGCTAATTGTGCTCAAGTGTGTCAATGATTCGATGCACCAAATTGCCATTACGGGCTTCCCGGCGGACCTGTCGCAGCAGGGTGAACTCCTCCTCCAGGATTCCTTTCAAGTGTGGACAGATAGCAAAAAGGATCTGCGCTTGAGGCTGAAGACACAGCAGCGGCATATTTTCCTCTACCAAAAGGCCATGCTGTTCTGCAAGCAGGCCTCAAAGACGGGACACAATAAGAGCACGTACCAGTACAAGCACTACGTCAAG ATGTCTCAAATCGGCTTGACGGAATCTGTGCGGGGAGACCCGAGACGATTTGAGGTGTGGCTCCAGGGAAGGCAGGAAGTGCACACAATTCAAGCTTCAACGGTGGACATTAAGAATAAGTGGGTGGCGGAAATAAAGAAAGTCCTCCTAAATCAGTTGGAAGAGCTGAAAGGCGAAAAGATTAAGCAGTATGGCCTAAATCACAA ACAACTGCGTCACACAACATCATGGGATACATCAGTGTCAGCAAGTTCAACGCCTCAGCGAACGTTGAGCTGCGATTCAGGTGAAGCCAATAAGATCTCCAACATCTCGGAAGATCTCCCCCTTCAGACGCCAGGTGTCAGTTCATCTTCGTCTGAGCAGGATAACCAAGAAGCCGGAGCCTGGAGCTCGGACTATTCCAACAGCGAAGATGAGTACACAAATCTCGAAGATGGCGTTCAAgcg GGTAGTAAATTTATCGCACTTGCTGATTACTGTGCAATGGGCCACTCTGAGGTGTCGATGCGAGAAGGTGACACAGTTGAACTGTTGAAAGTCGGTTGTGCTGGATGGTGGTTTGTTAAAGTTTTag ggGCAAATTTGGAAGGCTGGGCACCGGCCGCATATTTGGAATCAGTTAATCGGCGACCGTCGCGGATCCGGAGTCAGGATCGGCTGAATGAGCATTAA
- the LOC129793708 gene encoding guanine nucleotide exchange factor DBS isoform X3 — MENPPNSIEMQIDNFLEQFKRSASKAMEGDWTTTTSFTASAASMTRSRSRLSCFDMSEFSDDSVDKIVIENPAPGHHPVFQHQSSVSSCASIQTVLVQNGQSVERAVSLAPQPPQAVQLQPSGSLSSLTNGTFQQPQHPVPPVSEDPLSVADVADLLHPQYAIITGGKSKDGCPLITFPDHNNFQSLADHDYQKLILYLTSVPSLQEADLGFHLVVDRRKDRWTSVKSVLLKISVYFPGVVHVVYVIRPAGFFQKAISEVSSKFFKDEFRFRLIVCSSLEELHDHISKTQLTGDLGGELTYSHHEWIQQRICLEKFSGLTHQVSCNLDSFIRSIHDTEFPNSVEATQKLLDEQGAEYEKLKDDILAAAKHGEGLLEDLKTRDEGGKEFSERTGIISSIERLLVQLEETERRFDEFWNAHLTRLKHCLELRRFEQDFRELQINFDSHLKTVSEMTEIGETVQRADTLIKETKSFQKLCQSDIDRAEEVIATGQHLISSRGACPREVVQPKCDELTRVCEIVTERLARRVEILAKSRDLMERVEKANKWCAKGVELLASQRIEKCSVSAEIAEQSLQEIVQFLASAAEFKLSSPREFKNVFQESTTPETKALVTQVLQRIDDVSLMCDKRVASLKKLALKPPRPVQTVTPEPAVPLQPPGGAPHPFRTRKSPKIDGLESRPRSMEGPPDSGISINGDTGSSPDSDNSSQQSQNQSDVEARRLKRGHVLAELLETERIYVAEMGSILKGYRDQMLSEEMAALVPPGLQGKEDVLFGNLHELYTFHSEVFLKDLENCISTTELVALCFVQRRDTFYRLYSYYCQNIPRSEQLRETLVDTHLFLQECQKRLGHKLPLAAYLLKPVQRITKYQLLLKDLLRFSDNGTCAKELQKALDCMLIVLKCVNDSMHQIAITGFPADLSQQGELLLQDSFQVWTDSKKDLRLRLKTQQRHIFLYQKAMLFCKQASKTGHNKSTYQYKHYVKMSQIGLTESVRGDPRRFEVWLQGRQEVHTIQASTVDIKNKWVAEIKKVLLNQLEELKGEKIKQYGLNHKQLRHTTSWDTSVSASSTPQRTLSCDSGEANKISNISEDLPLQTPGVSSSSSEQDNQEAGAWSSDYSNSEDEYTNLEDGVQAGSKFIALADYCAMGHSEVSMREGDTVELLKVGCAGWWFVKVLGANLEGWAPAAYLESVNRRPSRIRSQDRLNEH, encoded by the exons ATGACTCTGTGGACAAGATTGTGATTGAGAATCCCGCTCCGGGACATCATCCGGTGTTCCAGCATCAATCCTCGGTGTCGTCGTGTGCTTCAATACAAACGGTGCTCGTGCAGAATGGTCAGAGTGTCGAGAGGGCTGTTAGTTTGGCCCCACAGCCCCCGCAGGCTGTTCAGCTTCAACCCTCTGGGAGTCTCAGTTCGCTGACAAATGGAACGTTCCAGCAGCCGCAGCATCCGGTACCACCGGTCAGTGAGGATCCACTGAGTGTGGCCGATGTGGCGGATCTTCTTCATCCCCAGTACGCCATCATTACGGGCGGGAAGTCCAAGGATGGTTGCCCACTGATCACCTTTCCGGATCACAATAATTTCCAATCACTCGCCGATCATGATTATCAGAAGCTCATTTTGTATCTAACTTCAGTTCCATC ACTCCAAGAAGCTGACTTGGGCTTTCATCTTGTCGTCGATCGCCGCAAAGATCGCTGGACGTCCGTTAAGTCTGTCCTCCTGAAGATCTCTGTTTATTTCCCTGGCGTTGTTCACGTTGTGTACGTAATTAGACCAGCTGGATTCTTCCAAAAGGCCATCTCTGAG GTTAGTTCAAAGTTCTTCAAGGATGAGTTCAGATTTCGTTTGATTGTCTGTTCAAGTCTTGAAGAGCTCCACGATCACATCTCAAAGACACAACTAACGGGTGATTTAGGTGGGGAACTAACCTATTCCCACCACGAGTGGATTCAGCAGAGAATT TGTTTGGAGAAATTCTCAGGCCTAACCCATCAAGTTTCATGCAATCTGGACTCCTTCATCAGGTCAATCCATGACACAGAATTTCCAAATTCCGTCGAGGCAACACAGAAGCTTCTCGACGAGCAAGGTGCAGAGTATGAGAAGCTGAAGGATGACATTTTGGCAGCTGCAAAGCACGGTGAAGGACTCCTTGAGGATCTCAAGACAAGGGATGAAGGTGGGAAGGAATTTTCCGAAAGAACGGGTATTATAAGCTCCATTGAACG ACTCCTGGTGCAGCTCGAGGAGACTGAGAGGCGCTTTGATGAATTCTGGAATGCCCATCTAACACGTCTCAAGCATTGCCTGGAGCTGAGGCGCTTCGAGCAGGATTTCAGGGAGCTTCAG ATTAATTTTGATAGTCACTTGAAGACTGTTTCGGAGATGACGGAGATCGGGGAGACCGTTCAGCGAGCTGATACGCTCATCAAGGAGACAAAATCCTTTCAGAAATTGTGCCAAAGTGACATTGATCGTGCTGAGGAGGTGATCGCAACGGGGCAGCATCTGATCAGTTCCCGCGGAGCTTGTCCGCGGGAAGTTGTTCAACCCAAATGCGATGAATTGACGCGTGTTTGTGAAATTGTCACAGAACGTCTTGCCCGTCGTGTTGAGATCCTCGCCAAGAGTCGCGATCTCATGGAGCGCGTCGAAAAG GCGAATAAATGGTGTGCCAAAGGTGTTGAACTTCTCGCGTCGCAGCGTATCGAAAAGTGTTCCGTATCCGCCGAAATTGCCGAGCAGAGTCTCCAAGAGATTGTACAATTCCTCGCATCAGCAGCGGAATTCAAGCTCTCAAGTCCGCGGGAATTTAAGAATGTTTTCCAGGAGAGTACAACACCCGAAACTAAGGCTCTCGTCACGCAG GTCCTGCAGAGGATCGACGATGTTTCCTTGATGTGTGACAAACGTGTGGCGAGTCTCAAGAAGTTGGCCCTCAAACCACCACGTCCTGTGCAGACGGTCACCCCGGAGCCGGCTGTGCCACTCCAACCACCTGGAGGTGCTCCACATCCCTTCCGTACCCGAAAGTCCCCAAAG ATCGATGGACTTGAATCACGGCCACGGTCCATGGAGGGACCACCGGATTCCGGCATTTCCATCAATGGTGACACAGGATCCAGCCCTGATAGTGACAATTCCTCCCAGCAGTCTCAAAATCAATCG gatGTTGAGGCGCGACGTCTTAAGCGTGGTCACGTTTTGGCGGAATTGTTGGAAACAGAACGGATCTATGTGGCTGAAATGGGATCAATTCTAAAG GGCTACCGGGATCAGATGCTATCCGAAGAGATGGCTGCTCTTGTTCCACCTGGTCTTCAGGGCAAAGAAGATGTCCTCTTTGGGAATCTCCATGAACTGTACACATTTCACAGTGAGGTTTTCCTCAAGGACCTTGAGAATTGCATATCAACTACGGAGCTTGTTGCACTATGTTTTGTTCAAAGA CGTGACACATTCTACCGTTTGTATTCGTACTATTGCCAAAACATTCCGCGTTCAGAGCAGCTCCGTGAGACCCTCGTGGACACCCACTTATTCCTGCAGGAATGTCAGAAGCGTCTGGGTCACAAACTCCCCCTGGCAGCGTACCTCCTGAAGCCGGTGCAGCGAATCACAAAGTACCAACTTCTGCTGAAGGATCTCCTTCGCTTCAGTGACAACGGGACATGTGCGAAGGAGCTGCAGAAGGCACTGGACTGCATGCTAATTGTGCTCAAGTGTGTCAATGATTCGATGCACCAAATTGCCATTACGGGCTTCCCGGCGGACCTGTCGCAGCAGGGTGAACTCCTCCTCCAGGATTCCTTTCAAGTGTGGACAGATAGCAAAAAGGATCTGCGCTTGAGGCTGAAGACACAGCAGCGGCATATTTTCCTCTACCAAAAGGCCATGCTGTTCTGCAAGCAGGCCTCAAAGACGGGACACAATAAGAGCACGTACCAGTACAAGCACTACGTCAAG ATGTCTCAAATCGGCTTGACGGAATCTGTGCGGGGAGACCCGAGACGATTTGAGGTGTGGCTCCAGGGAAGGCAGGAAGTGCACACAATTCAAGCTTCAACGGTGGACATTAAGAATAAGTGGGTGGCGGAAATAAAGAAAGTCCTCCTAAATCAGTTGGAAGAGCTGAAAGGCGAAAAGATTAAGCAGTATGGCCTAAATCACAA ACAACTGCGTCACACAACATCATGGGATACATCAGTGTCAGCAAGTTCAACGCCTCAGCGAACGTTGAGCTGCGATTCAGGTGAAGCCAATAAGATCTCCAACATCTCGGAAGATCTCCCCCTTCAGACGCCAGGTGTCAGTTCATCTTCGTCTGAGCAGGATAACCAAGAAGCCGGAGCCTGGAGCTCGGACTATTCCAACAGCGAAGATGAGTACACAAATCTCGAAGATGGCGTTCAAgcg GGTAGTAAATTTATCGCACTTGCTGATTACTGTGCAATGGGCCACTCTGAGGTGTCGATGCGAGAAGGTGACACAGTTGAACTGTTGAAAGTCGGTTGTGCTGGATGGTGGTTTGTTAAAGTTTTag ggGCAAATTTGGAAGGCTGGGCACCGGCCGCATATTTGGAATCAGTTAATCGGCGACCGTCGCGGATCCGGAGTCAGGATCGGCTGAATGAGCATTAA